The following are encoded together in the Thunnus albacares chromosome 7, fThuAlb1.1, whole genome shotgun sequence genome:
- the ankrd34c gene encoding ankyrin repeat domain-containing protein 34C — protein MADILELRTDGNSLLKAVWLKRLRLTRLLLEGGAYINESNERGETPLMVACMSTHTDQQSVSKSKLVKYLLDNQADPNIQDKGGKTALMHACIHKAGHEVVDHLLSNGADPSLEDRSGASALVYAINADDKQTLKLLLDACKAKGKEVIIITTDKSPFGTKTTKQYLNVPPSPELDERSTPAYCTSPSDINVTASPTPEQEQQNTVFSFQTKLKTSSSAAKLANGPSSPTRRPVNPKRARLPQLKRLQSEPWGLIAPSVLAAATAHEESKKASSDEDVVAGVNGLSLSKRSALSRQNSVDGKDSLFPLVGEQPCKMTTSLSIPPTSKASYERSLGQHQPLARRSTVPTEQEGSSCNSGLVGLRDTVHRRRLGNDHYDSDSQLYSDSGMLDSPKVPVERRKLNTSPLAMLTSSRESLDSNASTSSPSTTRRRAPGLLERRGSGTLLLDHISHTRPGHLPPLNVNPNPPIPDIGASSKPSSPLATGIRSIAPVAPNTPKRGGLKSKKKLVRRHSMQVEQMKQLSDFEELAH, from the coding sequence ATGGCAGATATTCTGGAGTTGCGGACAGATGGAAACTCACTCCTGAAGGCAGTATGGCTCAAACGCCTGAGACTCACCAGGCTCCTGTTGGAGGGAGGCGCATATATCAACGAGAGCAATGAACGTGGAGAGACGCCACTTATGGTGGCCTGCATGTCCACACACACTGACCAGCAGAGTGTAAGCAAGTCCAAGCTGGTGAAATATTTACTGGACAACCAGGCGGACCCCAACATCCAGGACAAGGGAGGTAAGACAGCCCTAATGCACGCCTGCATCCACAAGGCAGGACATGAGGTGGTGGATCACCTGCTGAGCAACGGAGCTGATCCCAGTCTGGAGGACAGGAGTGGGGCCTCAGCTTTGGTCTACGCCATCAATGCAGATGATAAGCAGACACTGAAACTGCTCCTGGATGCATGCAAAGCTAAAGGCAAGGAGGTCATCATAATCACCACAGACAAGTCACCATTTGGTACTAAAACTACCAAACAGTACCTAAATGTCCCCCCTTCACCAGAGCTGGATGAGAGGTCCACCCCGGCATACTGCACCTCTCCTTCTGATATTAATGTTACTGCATCTCCCACACCTGAGCAagagcaacaaaacacagtCTTCAGTTTCCAGACCAAGCTGAAAACCTCTAGTTCAGCTGCGAAGCTCGCCAACGGGCCCTCATCTCCAACACGTCGTCCTGTGAACCCCAAGCGTGCACGTTTACCTCAGCTGAAGCGGCTGCAGTCAGAGCCTTGGGGGTTGATTGCTCCGTCCGTCCTGGCTGCGGCCACCGCCCATGAGGAGAGCAAGAAAGCCAGCTCTGATGAGGACGTTGTCGCAGGCGTAAATGGACTCTCTCTGAGTAAGAGGTCGGCTTTATCTCGACAGAACAGTGTGGATGGTAAAGACAGCCTATTCCCATTAGTGGGTGAACAACCCTGCAAAATGACAACTTCACTATCAATTCCTCCAACATCTAAAGCATCATATGAGAGATCTCTAGGCCAGCACCAGCCACTAGCAAGGCGCAGCACTGTGCCCACAGAGCAGGAGGGTAGCAGCTGCAACAGTGGACTAGTCGGTTTGAGAGACACAGTGCACAGGAGACGTCTGGGGAACGATCACTATGACTCAGACTCACAGCTCTATTCAGACTCTGGCATGTTAGACTCTCCTAAGGTCCCAGTGGAGCGAAGGAAACTAAACACCTCTCCCCTAGCAATGCTGACCAGCTCCAGAGAATCCCTCGACAGCAATGCCAGCACATCCTCTCCCAGCACAACACGCAGGCGTGCACCAGGCCTCCTGGAAAGGAGAGGCTCAGGCACCCTGCTGCTAGATCACATCTCCCACACCAGGCCTGGCCACCTGCCCCCTCTCAACGTTAACCCCAACCCTCCCATTCCTGACATCGGGGCTAGTAGCAAGCCTTCCTCACCTCTGGCCACAGGTATTAGATCTATAGCTCCAGTAGCACCAAACACACCAAAGAGAGGCGGCCTCAAGTCCAAGAAGAAACTAGTGAGAAGGCACTCTATGCAAGTGGAGCAGATGAAACAGCTTTCTGATTTTGAAGAGCTGGCTCATTAG